TGGCGGGTTCAACGTACCGCAGAATTCCAACAAGGTGGCCAGCACGCCCGAGGAAACCCGGGAAAACCTGTCGATAAAATTCGGGCAGGACCTGACGAAGGATATCCAGGGTTATGGATTGATCACCTATGCCCACCGTCATGCCGAAGGCTATCAGAACTATCGCCTGCCTTCCGTGGCCCCCACCTATGCGCCCAATGGTTTTTCCCCAATCGAAACGATTGAAGAAAACGACTATGCCGCCACATTAGGGCTCAAGGGGCAGAATTTCTTCGGCTTCAACTGGGATCTGAGCACGACATACGGTGCGGATGAAGACAAGCTGGGGAACAAGAATACCATCAATTCCAGTCTTCTGGAGTCGACTGGTGCAAGTCCGCGCAAGGTACATGCCTCGACATCCCGCCTGGCCCAGTGGACCAATAATTTCGACATGCGCCGGCAGTTCCGTATTGCGAATACCGTGCCGGTGCTGCTGGCTTTCGGGGCGGAGCACCGTCTTGAAACATATAACCTTGGCGCTGGCGAATATGCTTCCTATGCAGGGGGTGGTACGGCGGCCTATGCCGGCCTCATGCCGCAGAATGCGGGCCAGTGGCAGCGCGATGTCTGGGCCGGTTACGTTGATGCCGATTTTCATCTCCTGCCCCATTGGGATCTGGATTTTGCTGGCCGGTTTGAACATTATACCGATGTCAACAATACAGAAAACGGCAAGATATCGACCCGTTATGACATTACCAGACGGGTCGCGCTACGGGCGACCATCAGCAACGGATTCCGTGCGCCTACACTGGCGGAAGAACACTATAGTGCCCTGAATCTTTCCCCCACCGGTGCAAGTGCGGTATTGGGAGCGGACAGCGCGGCTGCAAGGAGCCTGGGGGCTTCGCGCCTTAAACCGGAGCGTTCCACAAACGTGGAAGGCGGGATTATTGTTGAACCCATCAAAGGGTGGCATGTTTCCGCGGATGTGTACCAGATCGATATCCGTGATCGTATATTTGGAAGCCTTGCAGTAAACGGGGCGCCGGCGCTCAGCGGAATCAATGAGATGGGTGGCACGGTACCCAGTTCCGCCACAATATCGGATGTCAGTGCGAATTACTTCGCAAACGTTGGCAGCACGCGCACGCAGGGGCTGGACATACAGTCCGATTATACTTTCCGTTTCCGTACCATGGGTCGACTGATGCTGTCGATGGGGCTGAATCTAAACAGGACACGTGTCAATCACATCAATACGGATTCCTTCGGTAATCCATTCCTGAATGCCCAGAACAAAGCCTATCTGGAATCTGCCGCGCCGCGGAGCAAGATCATCCTGAATGCTTACTGGACGGTAGGGAAATGGGACATCAATGTCCGCCAGACCCGTTATGGCGAGACGGTTTCCCTGCTTTCGTATCAGGACCAGACCCCGGCGGGGCTGACATGTGGTGGGCAGGCCCTCCAGTATTCCACGACATGCTTCAACCAGTTCAAGAATACACCTTTGTGGACGACGGACCTTCAGATTGGATACCATGTAACACCCATGATCCATGTTAGCGTTGGTGCCAACAACATCTTCAACGTAAGGCCACGCAAGGTTCCTGCCTGGAACAACTATCTTGGCGCCTACCCTTATGACATCAATGCAGCAGGTATCGGCTTTGCTGGCGGGTATTACTATGGACGTGTCGATGCTACGTTTTAAAAAAACATCATCATCGCATTCATGAAGAAAGCTGTTTTGTGATGAGGTGATATCGGTCTGCTCTTTTCGTGTGCCATCCTGGTGTCAGATGCAGGGCATACGGAAGGGCAGCCAACGGGCTGTCGTTGGCACCATGACTGTCCGGTACGTGAACATGTGACGAAGACTGTGCTTTTCGTCTGCTTTTCAGAACAGTATCCTGGAACAATGCAATTTTCAGGTGCAGTCCTGTTTCAGGACAGGCGGTGTTAGCGGATGCTTTTTGATAAAAGCCTCTCCCGGAACGTCTTTTGATTTCTGGGCACCGTCGTAAGCAGGCTTTTGCAAAACGCTTCTGGCAGATGTGGACGACTTACCAGACAAAAAAGAGCCCTGTTGCCTTACCGGATTAGCGGGTTGGGCTGACAGGGCGTTTGTCCAGAATGACCGGATGGTTTGATGCATGTGCGAATGTATGATGATTTGTCGTGTCTGGTGGCAGGCGCCCATAAGCATGATGAAGAACATGCAGGGCAGGTCGGCGACCATGCCATCATTCCAGACCTGTCACGCCACGGAGCGCCGTGGGCAGAGAGCTCATCTATCCTGCTGGATGTGAGTGATGGAAAAAAGAACCTGTAATGAACGCGGGAGCGCAAAGCCTGCGTGCAGCCAACATGAATAAAGAGCCATTCCCGCGCCATCACGGGGCGGGGACGGCTCTGTTTGGCAAGACCCGGGGAGGCGCTGGGTCATATCCCAACCCGCTGCCGTCCGGGCCGATCCTCATATTCTTTTTGCGATAAATTTTTCCATCAGGCTCTGAAGAACACCAACAATGCTTGTCAGCGCCAGGTACCAGATACAGACAACAATCAGCAGAGGAATTGTCTGGAAATTGCGTGAATAAATGTTCTGGGCTGAATACAGAAGGTCCGACATGGAAATGACGCTGACCAGCGACGTCGTTTTCAATACACTGATCGCCTGGTTACCCATTGGGGGCATGATGATGGCCAGGGATTGTGGAAAGACAATCCGGCGTATGACCTGTGATTTTGTCATGCCCAGTGAGCGGGCCGCTTCTATCTGCCCCAGGTCTATGGACGAAATGCCGGAGCGCATGATTTCAGCCATATAGGCGCCTTCATTCAGGCTAAGCCCCAGTATGGCGGCAGAAAATGGAGTAATGAGGTCGTTGACTGACCCCTGTAAAATATAATGTTGCGTAAAAGGAATATGCAGCCCGTAAGTCGGGTAAAGGACAGCAAGATTATACCAGAACAGGAGCTGCACCAGCTGGGGTGTTCCCCTGAATATCCACAGATATATGTTGGCGATCGCTCTGGCAGCCACATTGCCGTAAACATTCATGAATGACACGATGGTTCCGATAACGAAACCATAAAGGAGCGATAAGACTGTCAGGGTCAGCGTTACGTTGATACCTGAGAGTATTTCAGGCGCAAACAGGTAATCCCAGACGACATTCCACTGGAAATTAGGGTTCTTGCGCATCGAGTTGAGCACCGATGCCGCCAGAGCTACCGTTATGAGCGTAATGACGATGTTGTGGCGATGGGTCTGCAGGAACCGAGAATGTTTTTGTGCGGCAGGGGGCAATTTCAACTCTACACTCCGCTATTGCGAGTAACTGATGCGCGCGTGAAGTTAAATCACTGGCTTTTCTGGTTTTTGGTGGCC
This is a stretch of genomic DNA from Komagataeibacter xylinus. It encodes these proteins:
- a CDS encoding TonB-dependent siderophore receptor gives rise to the protein MFRHRLLFALGVTDLVIGSCLSISVPAHAQEATTTSNLKTQQSPKAAGAYKASTPARNGSEAETLIVTGTRSVNNRARDATSPVTVLSAATLQRSGQMNLADEITRVDPSITTQTMGNDTNSLTSSIRMRGLNPDEVLVLVDGKRRHTTANIVVDTGPQQGSTPVDLNMIPANAIDHIEILRDGAAALYGSDAIAGVVNIILKKKPQGIHLSTQTGANAYTGDGWNYQVGADGGLSWGHNGYLFLSGQVYHTDHMVVNTHDVRTIPGNAEYGGFNVPQNSNKVASTPEETRENLSIKFGQDLTKDIQGYGLITYAHRHAEGYQNYRLPSVAPTYAPNGFSPIETIEENDYAATLGLKGQNFFGFNWDLSTTYGADEDKLGNKNTINSSLLESTGASPRKVHASTSRLAQWTNNFDMRRQFRIANTVPVLLAFGAEHRLETYNLGAGEYASYAGGGTAAYAGLMPQNAGQWQRDVWAGYVDADFHLLPHWDLDFAGRFEHYTDVNNTENGKISTRYDITRRVALRATISNGFRAPTLAEEHYSALNLSPTGASAVLGADSAAARSLGASRLKPERSTNVEGGIIVEPIKGWHVSADVYQIDIRDRIFGSLAVNGAPALSGINEMGGTVPSSATISDVSANYFANVGSTRTQGLDIQSDYTFRFRTMGRLMLSMGLNLNRTRVNHINTDSFGNPFLNAQNKAYLESAAPRSKIILNAYWTVGKWDINVRQTRYGETVSLLSYQDQTPAGLTCGGQALQYSTTCFNQFKNTPLWTTDLQIGYHVTPMIHVSVGANNIFNVRPRKVPAWNNYLGAYPYDINAAGIGFAGGYYYGRVDATF
- a CDS encoding amino acid ABC transporter permease: MKLPPAAQKHSRFLQTHRHNIVITLITVALAASVLNSMRKNPNFQWNVVWDYLFAPEILSGINVTLTLTVLSLLYGFVIGTIVSFMNVYGNVAARAIANIYLWIFRGTPQLVQLLFWYNLAVLYPTYGLHIPFTQHYILQGSVNDLITPFSAAILGLSLNEGAYMAEIMRSGISSIDLGQIEAARSLGMTKSQVIRRIVFPQSLAIIMPPMGNQAISVLKTTSLVSVISMSDLLYSAQNIYSRNFQTIPLLIVVCIWYLALTSIVGVLQSLMEKFIAKRI